The DNA region TTTGTCGTCCATGGCGCCATCCAGCAAGGTTAAAATATAGCCTTGAACGGTAAACAGCGGCGTTTTAAGTTCGTGCGATACGTTACCAAAAAATTCTTTTCGGTACTCTTCCCTAACTTTTAGGGTTTCTATTTCAATCTTTTTGTGTCTGGCAAACTTGTCGATTTCCTGCGTAAGTGTCCGCATATCGGTAGTAATGGGTCCTTTGCTTAAGTTTGCCGATTCGAGTAGAGTTAAATCGTCGTATATTTTTTTCACCCTTTTGTATATAAATCGCTCAATACTGTATTGAATGATAAAAAAACAAAACACGAACAAACTAACGGAAATACCCAAAACCTGGTACCACTTAAACTCGTAGAAATAATACAAAAAAACACTCATAAGGAGTGTTATGTAAATAGTGATGTATAGCGATGTTTTTATCGCAAACTTATACGACCTCTTAAATTTTGTCTGCATTAATATTAATCTACAAACTTATAGCCTACGCCTTTTATGGTTTTAAAACTTTCGTCGCCCAGTTTTTCACGAAGTTTCCTGATGTGGACATCGATGGTACGGCCTCCCACAACCACTTCGTTACCCCAAACGGTATCCAGAATTTCGTCTCTTTTGAAAACCTTACCGGGCTTAGATGCCAATAAAGATAACAATTCAAATTCTTTTCGAGGCAATATTATTTCTTTTCCTTTTGAAGTAATCTTGTATTCGTCGCGATTTATCACCAAACTACCTACCTTTACCGTATCGTCAACGTCTTCTTCTTTAAAGCGTCTTAAAAGCGCTTTCACTTTACTGATAAGCACTTTGGGTTTTATGGGTTTTGTTATATAATCGTCGGCTCCCGCATCAAAACCAGCCACCTGCGAATAGTCTTCGCCTCGTGCCGTTAAAAAGGTAACCATGGTATTTTTTAAATCGGGATTTTTTCGGATTTGCTCACAAGCTTCAATGCCATCCATTTCGGGCATCATCACATCCAAAATAATTAGATGCGGTAATTCTTTTTTTGCCTTTTTAACGCCTTCCAATCCGTTTTCGGCAGTAATTACTTGATAGCCTTCGTTGCTAAGATTATAACCAACAATTTCTAAAATATCTGGTTCGTCATCAACCAATAATATTTTGATGTCCTTTTTTTTCATTTGTCAACTACTGTTTTTATCGAAGTAAAGATAAAACTTAAAACACAATTCCTTAAAATAGCGTTTATAAATAACATTAAGATAACAAACTACTTACACAAAGTTAACTTTCATCGAATTTTCATCAGATTAACAGCATTTTTAACAAGGTTTTGGCATCAATTTTGATTACTCCTATTAACTTTGTAATTAATCCTTTGAACAAGATTGGTATAAATTTCAAATAAATGAAAAAAAACTACTTGGCTTTTTTATTCCTCTTTTTCTCCTTGTTTCTCGCCCAAGATATTACGGCACAAAGCATGGCACGAACGCGTTCAATTGAAAAAAATATTGAAGGGCTAACCGTTTACCCCAACCCTTTAAGCAGTGCAACACAATCTTTTTTAACCATTCAATCAAATTTGAATTCTGACAAAAACATTGAATTTTTCGATGTTTTGGGCAAACGCCTTTTTGCAACGGTTTTAAGAGGGAAGCAGTTAAACATTTCGCAATTAAACCCCGGTGTTTATATTTTGAAGATTACTGAAAATGGGATAAGCGAAGCCCGAAAATTAGTGATAAAGTAAAGAAATCGTTACTTCAATGTAAAAAAACCAACAAATTCAGGTTTTTCATAAATTTAATTAAAGAGCAACCATTACTTTTAGTCTTTAATTAAACACACATCAACTATGAAAAATCTTTATGTTTTTTTACTTACTCTTTCAATGACTTCATTCTGTTTTGGCCAAGAACTATTGACCAATGGTAACTTTGAGAATTGGGACGACCCCAACACTCCTTCTGGATGGGACAAATACGAAAGTGTCGCACAGGAAACATCAACCATTCATGCAGGGTCTAACGCTTTAAAAGTAATTGCTACCAGCACCAGAGACTTAACTCAATCGGTATCCATTCAACCTGGAGAAACTTATCAAATTTCCCTTTGGTATTATGTTGAGACTGGCGACGGCAGTGATGCTAGGATTTGGAGCTATTGGCTTAATGGAACTTCAACAGTTGCTGATGCGAGCACTGATGATGCACTACGCGGACCAAACAATGATTATTTTACAAGTAGCCCTACTTGGCAACAATATACGGCTACTGTAACCGCACCTAGTTCTGGCGTAGACGGATTTAGATTTGAGGTAAGATCATACAACAACGCCACTGTATATTGGGATGACTTGTCTTTTGTTGACACCAACACACTTTCTAACAAAACAACCGAAATAACTAATTTTAACATTTTTCCTAACCCTACATCATTAGGACATGTTAATATAAGCAGCAACAGCACCGAAAAAATGGACGTGACCATTTACAATCTCATCGGGAAACAAGTTTTAAAGCCATCCGTTATAAATAACAAAATAGACATATCGAGTTTACAGGCCGGGGTGTACCTTATTAAGGCCTTCCAAAACGGAAAACTATCGACTAAAAAACTAGTCGTAAAATAAACATACTTTACTCTTTTATACCCTAAAGCGTTATCCATACTGGTAACGCTTTTTTATTTTATATATTTTTGTCACTAGCTAAACCGAATCTATAATTTACATCCGTTTTTATGATAGACCCAAACTCTATTTTCAACATAAAAAACACTAATGAATTTGAAAAAAAAGCATTAGAGGTTTTCAAATTTCAATTTGAAAATAATAGAGTGTACCGTTCATTTTGCGATTTATTGTACAAACATCCCAGCGACGTAAAAACGATAGTCGATATTCCGTTTTTACCCATTCAGTTTTTTAAAACCCGGGATGTTTTGAGCAGCACAGCACCGATTGAAACCACATTTACCAGCTCGGGCACTACTGGAAGTGCCACCAGCAGACATCTTGTGACTGATTTAAATATTTACAAAGAAAGTTTCAGTAAAGGCTTCGAACATTTTTACGGAAACATAAAAGATTATGTGGTTTTAGCTTTGCTCCCATCGTATTTGGAGCGCGAAGGTTCATCACTTATTTACATGGTCGATACTTTAATTAAAGCCTCCGAACAACCCGAAAGTGGCTTTTACCTCAACAACCTTTCGGAATTACAAAAGCGACTCACAAAATTGGATGCTGAAGGAAAAAAAATATTGCTCATTGGGGTTTCTTTTGCGTTGTTAGATTTGGTTGAAACCCACCAATTCGAACTTAAAAACACCATAGTTATGGAAACGGGCGGTATGAAAGGGCGACGGAAAGAAATGATTCGTGCCGAGCTTCACCAGGAATTAAAACGTGGATTTGGAGTTGAACACATCCATAGCGAATACGGAATGACCGAACTTTTAAGTCAGGGCTACTCCAAAGGGAAAGGTGTTTTTGAATGCCCACCGTGGATGAAAACTTTAACCCGAGATACCGAAGATCCACTGACAATAAATACCCAACAAAAAGCAGGCGGCATCAATGTTATCGATTTGACCAACATCAACTCCTGTGCTTTTATTGCCACACAAGATTTAGGTCGTGTACACGCCAATGGCACTTTTGAGGTGATTGGCCGTTTCGACCATTCAGATATTCGAGGTTGCAACCTGTTAGCGCTTTAAAAAAATATTATAAATTGTAAGGTTTAAAGCAAACTAACGACTTAAAAACCAGCTAATAAAAAGAAAAATTTAGTTATTAGTTTGGTTTGTTAACAACGCGGCCCGAATTTAAATTCGAGCCGCGTTTATTTTAATTGAATTGTAACACAAAATAATTCTTCTTGCCCCGCTGAAGCAAAACAAATTTATTGTTTATCAAATCTTCTGCTGTAATGCTATAGTCTTCATTTACTTTTTCTTTATTCACCGAAATGGAGTTTTCCTTTAAGGCGCGTCTTGCTTCCCCGTTCGATTTTAAAAAACCTCCTTTTTCAGCCAATGCCGCTATAACGTCCAAGCCGTTTTCAATTTCAGATTTTGGCAACTGCATTTGTGGCACACCATCAAACACATCCAAAAAGGTTTGCTCGTTAAGTTGTTTTAAGTCCTCCGCAGTCGATTTTCCAAAAAGAATATTGCTCGCTTTTATAGCATTCTCCAAATCCTCTTTAGAGTGTACCATCGTCGTAATCTCTTCAGCCAAACGTTTCTGTAAAGCACGCATGTGAGGCGCTTCGTTGTGTTCTTTCACCAAAGCCTCTATCTCTTCACGACTTAAAAACGTGAATATTTTAATGTACTTTTCGGCATCTACATCGCTGGTATTTAACCAATATTGAAAAAATTTATAAGGTGATGTTCGGTTGGCATCCAACCAAATATTGCCGCCTTCGGTTTTTCCGAATTTAGTACCATCAGCTTTTGTAATCAATGGCCAAGTTAAGGCATATCCTTTTCCGGAATCTATTCTTCTTATGAGTTCCGTTCCCGTGGTAATATTCCCCCATTGGTCACTTCCGCCCATTTGCAGTGTACAGTTTTTATCGCGGTACAAATGCAAAAAATCGTAACCTTGCACCAATTGATAGGTGAACTCGGTAAAACTCATCCCCACCGAGGCATCAGACGACAAACGTTTCTTCACAGAATCTTTCGCCATCATATAATTAACAGTGATATGCTTACCCACATCGCGAATGAACTCTAAAAACGAAAAGTTCTTCATCCAATCGTAATTGTTCACGATAATAGCTGCATTTTCGGCGTCGCTATCGAAATCCAAAAATCGCGATAACTGTTCTTTAATAGCGTTTTGGTTGTGCCTTAAGGTTTCTTCATCCAACAGATTTCTTTCGGCAGATTTCCCAGAAGGATCTCCAATCATTCCTGTAGCACCACCTACCAAAGCTACGGGTTTGTGGCCGGCCAACTGAAAATGCTTCAGCCCCATAACGCCCACCAAGTGCCCAATGTGTAAAGAATCGGCCGTGGGATCAATCCCCACATACGCCTGGCGCATGGCTTCCATTAAGTGTTCTTCTGTTCCGGGCATGCTATCCTGTATCATGCCGCGCCAAGTTAATTCTTCAACAAAATTCTTTATCATGGTTTACTTTTTAAAAAACTATGCAAAGATAAAAATACGGGTATAATTACCGGGCGTTATTGAATATTTCTTTAATTTCGTTTTTATGATTTTAGTAACAGGAGGAACGGGTTTGGTCGGCGCCCATTTGCTTTATAAACTGGCAAGTGAAGGTAAAGCCGTTCGGGCCATTTTTAGAAACGAACGCAAAATCGACAACACCAGAAATGTTTTTTCCTGCTACACGGACGACTACGAAACTATTTTTAATAAAATCGAATGGTTTGAAGCTGATATTTTAGACATTCCCGCTTTAACCGAAGCTTTTAACGGTATTACACAGGTGTACCATTGTGCTGCTTTTGTATCGTTCGAGCCGGATAAATACCAACTTTTACGAAAAACCAATATTGAAGGCACTGCAAATATTGTTAATATTTCGTTGGCGAAAAACATCCAAAAATTGTGCTACGCCAGTTCGGTGGCTACTTTAGGAAGTACTTTAAACAACGACCCCATTACCGAAAACACCTTTTGGAATCCTGAAACCGACAACAGCGTTTATGCCATTACTAAATATGGTGCTGAAATGGAAGTTTGGCGCGGCACACAAGAAGGGCTCAACGCTGTTATTGTAAATCCCGGTGTTATTATTGGCTCTGGAATTTGGCGTTACGGCTCGGGCAGTTTATT from Tamlana crocina includes:
- a CDS encoding response regulator transcription factor codes for the protein MKKKDIKILLVDDEPDILEIVGYNLSNEGYQVITAENGLEGVKKAKKELPHLIILDVMMPEMDGIEACEQIRKNPDLKNTMVTFLTARGEDYSQVAGFDAGADDYITKPIKPKVLISKVKALLRRFKEEDVDDTVKVGSLVINRDEYKITSKGKEIILPRKEFELLSLLASKPGKVFKRDEILDTVWGNEVVVGGRTIDVHIRKLREKLGDESFKTIKGVGYKFVD
- a CDS encoding T9SS type A sorting domain-containing protein, whose translation is MKKNYLAFLFLFFSLFLAQDITAQSMARTRSIEKNIEGLTVYPNPLSSATQSFLTIQSNLNSDKNIEFFDVLGKRLFATVLRGKQLNISQLNPGVYILKITENGISEARKLVIK
- a CDS encoding T9SS type A sorting domain-containing protein, whose product is MKNLYVFLLTLSMTSFCFGQELLTNGNFENWDDPNTPSGWDKYESVAQETSTIHAGSNALKVIATSTRDLTQSVSIQPGETYQISLWYYVETGDGSDARIWSYWLNGTSTVADASTDDALRGPNNDYFTSSPTWQQYTATVTAPSSGVDGFRFEVRSYNNATVYWDDLSFVDTNTLSNKTTEITNFNIFPNPTSLGHVNISSNSTEKMDVTIYNLIGKQVLKPSVINNKIDISSLQAGVYLIKAFQNGKLSTKKLVVK
- a CDS encoding acyl transferase, giving the protein MIDPNSIFNIKNTNEFEKKALEVFKFQFENNRVYRSFCDLLYKHPSDVKTIVDIPFLPIQFFKTRDVLSSTAPIETTFTSSGTTGSATSRHLVTDLNIYKESFSKGFEHFYGNIKDYVVLALLPSYLEREGSSLIYMVDTLIKASEQPESGFYLNNLSELQKRLTKLDAEGKKILLIGVSFALLDLVETHQFELKNTIVMETGGMKGRRKEMIRAELHQELKRGFGVEHIHSEYGMTELLSQGYSKGKGVFECPPWMKTLTRDTEDPLTINTQQKAGGINVIDLTNINSCAFIATQDLGRVHANGTFEVIGRFDHSDIRGCNLLAL
- the tyrS gene encoding tyrosine--tRNA ligase, whose amino-acid sequence is MIKNFVEELTWRGMIQDSMPGTEEHLMEAMRQAYVGIDPTADSLHIGHLVGVMGLKHFQLAGHKPVALVGGATGMIGDPSGKSAERNLLDEETLRHNQNAIKEQLSRFLDFDSDAENAAIIVNNYDWMKNFSFLEFIRDVGKHITVNYMMAKDSVKKRLSSDASVGMSFTEFTYQLVQGYDFLHLYRDKNCTLQMGGSDQWGNITTGTELIRRIDSGKGYALTWPLITKADGTKFGKTEGGNIWLDANRTSPYKFFQYWLNTSDVDAEKYIKIFTFLSREEIEALVKEHNEAPHMRALQKRLAEEITTMVHSKEDLENAIKASNILFGKSTAEDLKQLNEQTFLDVFDGVPQMQLPKSEIENGLDVIAALAEKGGFLKSNGEARRALKENSISVNKEKVNEDYSITAEDLINNKFVLLQRGKKNYFVLQFN
- a CDS encoding NAD-dependent epimerase/dehydratase family protein — encoded protein: MILVTGGTGLVGAHLLYKLASEGKAVRAIFRNERKIDNTRNVFSCYTDDYETIFNKIEWFEADILDIPALTEAFNGITQVYHCAAFVSFEPDKYQLLRKTNIEGTANIVNISLAKNIQKLCYASSVATLGSTLNNDPITENTFWNPETDNSVYAITKYGAEMEVWRGTQEGLNAVIVNPGVIIGSGIWRYGSGSLFKRAAKGLSFYTAGSVGLVAVEDVVSVMVELMDSTISNERYILVAEDWSYKKFLQTLAKSVNAKPPKKEINKTLLNIAWRLDWLTHKITGKRRQLTKQLAKSLTTKHDYSSQKIKDALDFEFQDMENTINSVGKQYLK